In Verrucomicrobiota bacterium, the following proteins share a genomic window:
- a CDS encoding SUF system NifU family Fe-S cluster assembly protein yields the protein MSDLTQLYQEIILGHNKNPRNYQTLENYSGKAEINNPLCGDEVSVYWNIEDEVFSEITFQAQGCAISRSSASMMTELLKGKSLEESKRLYSELFNFLSVSDPSESMGDEFGELAALSGVRKYPSRIKCATLAWQALLGKK from the coding sequence ATGTCAGACCTTACTCAGTTGTACCAAGAAATAATTCTTGGTCATAATAAGAACCCCAGAAATTACCAGACACTCGAAAATTATTCTGGTAAGGCCGAAATAAACAACCCGCTCTGTGGGGATGAAGTTTCGGTCTACTGGAATATCGAAGACGAGGTGTTTTCTGAAATAACTTTCCAGGCCCAAGGTTGTGCAATCTCTCGATCCTCTGCGTCAATGATGACCGAGTTGTTAAAAGGTAAATCCCTGGAAGAGTCCAAACGCTTGTATTCTGAACTGTTCAATTTTCTTTCGGTTTCAGATCCTTCAGAAAGTATGGGTGATGAGTTTGGCGAACTGGCAGCACTTTCCGGTGTCCGTAAGTACCCTTCACGAATCAAGTGCGCTACTCTCGCCTGGCAGGCGTTATTGGGCAAAAAATAA